The Nocardioides sp. S5 genome includes a window with the following:
- a CDS encoding transposase family protein, translated as MGLEGFHVIEVTEQLRHLRVVVESDPAPAGCHACGVIAASHGRREVRLVDVPSFGRPVRLVWRKRTWRCVEPKCRAGGWSEQHDGLARPRALLTVRACWWPIAQIRREHASVAVLARQLGTSWRTVWRSIKPLLEQMAADPTRFDNLEVLGVDEHIWHHVSTKPVDQGGRGPKELTGMVDLSRDQHGRVRARLLASSRDDPGRLTPTGSLSAVRGSAPV; from the coding sequence GTGGGCCTGGAGGGGTTCCACGTCATCGAGGTCACCGAGCAGCTGCGTCATCTACGCGTGGTGGTCGAGTCCGACCCCGCACCGGCGGGCTGCCACGCGTGCGGTGTGATCGCCGCGAGCCATGGCCGGCGCGAGGTCCGCCTGGTCGACGTGCCCTCCTTCGGCCGCCCGGTGCGACTTGTGTGGCGCAAGCGGACCTGGCGCTGCGTTGAGCCGAAGTGCAGGGCCGGCGGGTGGAGCGAGCAGCACGACGGGTTGGCCCGGCCGCGGGCGCTGCTCACGGTGCGGGCGTGCTGGTGGCCGATCGCTCAGATCCGTCGCGAGCACGCCTCGGTGGCTGTTCTCGCCCGCCAGTTGGGCACCTCGTGGCGCACGGTGTGGCGCTCGATCAAGCCCCTGCTCGAACAGATGGCCGCCGACCCGACCAGGTTCGACAACTTAGAGGTCTTGGGCGTCGATGAGCACATCTGGCACCACGTCTCGACCAAGCCCGTCGACCAGGGTGGACGTGGGCCGAAGGAGCTGACCGGGATGGTCGACCTGAGCCGTGACCAGCACGGACGCGTCCGCGCCCGGCTCCTCGCCTCGTCCCGGGACGATCCGGGAAGGCTTACGCCGACTGGCTCGCTGAGCGCGGTCAGGGGTTCCGCGCCGGTGTGA